Proteins encoded within one genomic window of Rhinolophus sinicus isolate RSC01 linkage group LG14, ASM3656204v1, whole genome shotgun sequence:
- the LG14H8orf88 gene encoding uncharacterized protein C8orf88 homolog isoform X2: METKKLIGKPLQPARPARHLTSPPGVVFPFDFQNEYPCNTQYLQSGGSRCKTNGMQTFAQGLSDQQQHQSPVKKERIKYSRDFLLKLSSVSICRKKPDFLPDHPIVLQKPENNHSFK, from the exons atggaaaccaaaaaattgaTTGGCAAACCGCTTCAACCAGCAAGACCTGCTCGCCATCTGACTTCCCCCCCTG GAGTAGTATTCCCTTTCGACTTTCAGAATGAATATCCGTGCAACACTCAGTACTTACAAAGTGGAGGTAGCAGA TGTAAGACGAATGGAATGCAAACCTTTGCTCAAGGTCTTAGTGACCAACAGCAACATCAGTCTCCAgttaaaaaag AGAGAATTAAATACAGCAGAGATTTCCTGTTGAAGCTGTCAAGTGTTTCCATCTGCAGGAAAAAACCAGACTTTCTGCCTGATCATCCCATTGTACTTCAAAAACCA GAAAACAACCACAGTTTTAAGTAG
- the LG14H8orf88 gene encoding uncharacterized protein C8orf88 homolog isoform X1 translates to METKKLIGKPLQPARPARHLTSPPGVVFPFDFQNEYPCNTQYLQSGGSRCKTNGMQTFAQGLSDQQQHQSPVKKERIKYSRDFLLKLSSVSICRKKPDFLPDHPIVLQKPLSSIFYLELILLYDVRWKCVFVFLYMDLLTS, encoded by the exons atggaaaccaaaaaattgaTTGGCAAACCGCTTCAACCAGCAAGACCTGCTCGCCATCTGACTTCCCCCCCTG GAGTAGTATTCCCTTTCGACTTTCAGAATGAATATCCGTGCAACACTCAGTACTTACAAAGTGGAGGTAGCAGA TGTAAGACGAATGGAATGCAAACCTTTGCTCAAGGTCTTAGTGACCAACAGCAACATCAGTCTCCAgttaaaaaag AGAGAATTAAATACAGCAGAGATTTCCTGTTGAAGCTGTCAAGTGTTTCCATCTGCAGGAAAAAACCAGACTTTCTGCCTGATCATCCCATTGTACTTCAAAAACCA TTAAGTTCTATATTCTACCTGGAATTGATTTTGCTGTATGATGTGAGGTGgaagtgtgtgtttgtttttctctacatGGATCTCCTCACATCCtag